The SAR324 cluster bacterium genomic interval ATGCAAGAGATAGATTTTTTGTGCCTTGACTCCAGACTCATCCATGGCGTCAATGATCAGTTGATTTTCTCCATGCCGCAAGATAAGCGGGACTTCAAAGAAAAAAGTTTTGGCAGGAGCAATCTCCTTTGCTTTCCCATTGACGTGAATTTCCGTGATGTTTTTAACATTCGTCACAATGATCTTTGCAGTGATATCAGGAGACTCAAAATAATTTTCCGCGGCCAAATTGACTGACAAAATTTCAGGTGCTTGAGCCAAAATCGTAGCGGGTAATAGTACGAGCAGCAGGACAGTGATGAGACAGTTGTTTTTCAGAACCATAAAACGCCTAAAATCAGGATTCGCTTGAAAAGCGATAAAATCATGAAAACTCATAAGAAAACACTTATTGACTCATGTTACCGTGAAAATGGGGGTGTCCTTTCCAGACAGCGATCCAATCGTTGGGCCACCGAAGGTTGAAGATCGATCTGTTGACGACGCTTTAGAGCTTGATCCAGTTCCGTCTGAATCTTCCCGTGAGCTTTGATGGCGTATTCGCTTTCCAACCTTGATTCTGATATCTCAATCAGACTAATTTGATGCTTGAAGAGTGTAATAACGACCTCGTCGGTTCGGGGTTGATTGATTTGTTGATTTACACTCTTATTCGCTCCTATATCACTCTAAAATGAAAGACTTTTTAGTTTTCGGCTCAGGTCTAGCTATTGAGATTTTAAGTCATTGTCAAATTTTTTAAGTCGCTCATACTGACAGGGCTGTTCACTTCTCTGGCAGTACGGGACTACGTGCCAATGTCATCAACTTAAGCATTATGACTGGTGCTGAGTATTAATTCCCCCTTGGTTCAAGGGGGTTAGGGGGATGTAATTCTGAGCGTTAAATCCCCCATGCCCCCTTTGAAAAGGGGGATTCCCCAGCGAAGAACGCCTTAAGTTGACGACATGGGACTACGTGCCCGTCAAAAATACGATTTTTGGCGTTTGCGGGGCATGTAATCCCCGCCTATCATCCGGTTGACGTTCAAAATAAGGAGAAATGAACAGCCCTGTGGGGCGTTGTTCTTAGGATTAGTTAACATCGCGGCATGAAAGACATCCATGATAAATCGTTTTTTTAAAATTTCACCGCTTAAATTGGCATTATTCATCACAGGCAGCGTCTTATTCATTTATAGCCAGCGCTATGAACCGCTCACATTTCTGGATAAAAAGTGGACTGATTTTCAACAAAAATATTATACACAGGTTCCACAAAGCGATCGTATTTTTATTGCGGCCATTGATGCCAAAAGCGTGGAGCACTATGGCCGTTGGCCTTGGCCACGTTCACGTTTTTCGGAACTCATTCGTACCTTAAATGAGTTCTATCAAGTGCGCACTATCGGACTTGATATTTTATTTTCGGAACCAGAAGTCAATACAGATCATGACGCCATCTTGGGGCAAACAATTGCAGAGGCCGGAAACGTCATTTTAGGATATTTTATTCATAGTAAATCAGGACTTTTCCAACTCGATCATACGGCCATGGCTCAGTTAGAAGCCGGGAAGGTGCCTGCTGAAGTGATGGCAAAGCTACAACTGCTTACCAACCGTGCGCCACTAAAGTGGCCACAGTTTAAGGCACTGCTTCAGCAAAAATTAACCACATCGCAATATCAGCAATATTGGGAAATACTTTGGCTGGCGACGCATCTTCATCGCTGGCATAAATTGACGCCGCAGCAAATTAGTGTTGAACAACAAACAATTGGATCATCACAAATCGCCACTGTTGTGGGACAACGTTTTTTGAACGAGGCCCCGCTCATTCAAGGGTATGCGGCAGAGCCGAGTATTTCCCTGATTACCAGACAGGCCGCCGGACAGGGATTTCTCAATGCGTTTCAAGATAGTGAAGACGGTGTTTTGCGGCGTAGCCACCTGGTGCAACGATTGGGTGATCAACTCTATACGTCTGTGGATGTTCAAATTCTCAAACATTACTTGAATGCCAATAATGTGAGCGTTCAATTAAATGAGACGGGTATCCAAAACATAGGATTGGGTGCCACAAGCATTCCTCTGTATAAAGATGGTTCCTTGCTGCTCAACTACAAAGGTCCACGCGAAACATTCCCAACGATTTCGATCTACGATATCATTGAACACCACATACCTAGAGAAACCTTGCATGACCGAATTGCCCTGGTTGGAGCAACTGAAATTGGGTTGCTTGATTCTTTTGTGACCCCCTTGGGGGGAGATTATCCCGGCATCGAATTTCATGCGACCGTTTTGGAGAATATTCTTTCTGAAACCTGGTTACAGAGAGTACCCCATGAACGCTGGCAAACATTTTTGCTGTTGATCTTCATCGGGGTGGGATTGAGTCTGGCCGCCGCCTCTTATTCATATCTTGTTTTTAGTTTGATCGCCTGGGGCGGGCTTGGTATTGCGCTGGGTAGCTATTCATATCTCCTGCATGTTAAACATACCTGGTATAGTGTCATTTATACGATTTTGTTATTTTCAGGAATCTGGATTGCCCAGACCGTCTATGCGTTTTTCAAAGCAGACGCAGAAAAACGGCAAGAGCAAAAACTTTCTCAGGATATCATTTACAATGCGCCCATCTCAATTTTTACTACGGATCTTCAGGGCGTAGTGATCGCTGAAAATACCGCGGCACGCCGCTTATTTAAACTGCCACAAAACCACTCCACACTTGGAGAAAACTGGGGAGCCCCTGATTCAATTTTTCACCAAAACATAGACAGCCCGAACCTGCTTCAGCAAATTTTAAATGGCACACAACCGGAAGCCCACTTGACTCGCGTCCCATATACTTCCACGCTACATCAATTTTCTCCTTTAGTGGTCAATATCCATATAGCTCCACTCAAACGTGGTGCAGACCTGTTAGGCACTATTATTCAGTTTGAAGATATTACCGATATGGAACGTGCCCTGCGTGAAAAAGAGGCGGCACAATTAGCGGCTTTCAAACAAAAAGAAACGACAGAACGGCAAATGGCGGGCGGGTTTGCGCATGAAATGAGAAATGCGCTGGTCGGAGCGAAACTCATTGTGGATAAATCCTTAGGCTATATGGGTGCTAAACCCTACGAAAGTCTTAGCTACCAAAGTTGTGTGCATCTCAAAAAAATCTATGAAGTCCTTGCCTCTGCAGAAAGCTCAGAACTCCCTCACATTCTGTCGCTGATGAAAAATATCTATAGAAATGAAGAACAAATTGACAAGGGATTACAGTTAATCCACAAATCGACTTCGCATGCCTTGGCCATTACTGATCAAATTTTGAATTTTGCCAAACTCAGCAAAGAGGAAAAAGGGCTACAGCCTATCCAGATGGATCAAATCATTTTAGATGTGGTTGAAGAACTCCGTCAAACCTTGGAAGAACACCACATTACGGCGCAGTTAAATTTAGCAGGAAATGGGCATTTTCAGGCGCATCCGCACCAGTTGCATTTAATGCTCAGCCACCTGCTTAAAAATGCGATTGATGCTCTTTTGGAACGAGGCGGGGCGGACTTGGCAATTGCCCTCAAGAGTTGGCAAAGAGATTCAGTTTATACAGTTACCATCGCCGATAATGGTATAGGCATTGACCCTGCCATTCAGTCAAGAATATTTGATGCGTTCTTTTCCACAAAACCAGAGTCTGGAACAGGGCTGGGTTTAAGCTTTGTGCAGAAGATTGTCCACTTATATGAAGGATCTCTGGAGGTTCACAGCGGCGAACCGGATGAGACCACAGGGATGAAAACAACGTTCACCGTTCATTTCCCTGTTACTGCTTAAGCATTACGGCGGGTGCTCCGATGCTCTTCTCGGTGGAGGGGAAAAATTTATTTGGGAAGAATGCTTTAAAGAGGCACTTGGACAGGAAGTCGCAAGGTGAACGTGGTTCCTTGCCCCACCACGCTACTGCATTGAAGTGTCCCCTGGAGCTTTTGGGTCACCAGATTCCAGGTGATGTGCAATCCCAGGCCAGTGCCGTTCGTGCCGCGTTTCGTCGTAAAAAACGGTTCGTAGATCCTCCCCAGATGTTCCGGAGGAATCCCTTGACCATTATCGGAAAAGGTAAGGATCACCGT includes:
- a CDS encoding CHASE2 domain-containing protein, with translation MINRFFKISPLKLALFITGSVLFIYSQRYEPLTFLDKKWTDFQQKYYTQVPQSDRIFIAAIDAKSVEHYGRWPWPRSRFSELIRTLNEFYQVRTIGLDILFSEPEVNTDHDAILGQTIAEAGNVILGYFIHSKSGLFQLDHTAMAQLEAGKVPAEVMAKLQLLTNRAPLKWPQFKALLQQKLTTSQYQQYWEILWLATHLHRWHKLTPQQISVEQQTIGSSQIATVVGQRFLNEAPLIQGYAAEPSISLITRQAAGQGFLNAFQDSEDGVLRRSHLVQRLGDQLYTSVDVQILKHYLNANNVSVQLNETGIQNIGLGATSIPLYKDGSLLLNYKGPRETFPTISIYDIIEHHIPRETLHDRIALVGATEIGLLDSFVTPLGGDYPGIEFHATVLENILSETWLQRVPHERWQTFLLLIFIGVGLSLAAASYSYLVFSLIAWGGLGIALGSYSYLLHVKHTWYSVIYTILLFSGIWIAQTVYAFFKADAEKRQEQKLSQDIIYNAPISIFTTDLQGVVIAENTAARRLFKLPQNHSTLGENWGAPDSIFHQNIDSPNLLQQILNGTQPEAHLTRVPYTSTLHQFSPLVVNIHIAPLKRGADLLGTIIQFEDITDMERALREKEAAQLAAFKQKETTERQMAGGFAHEMRNALVGAKLIVDKSLGYMGAKPYESLSYQSCVHLKKIYEVLASAESSELPHILSLMKNIYRNEEQIDKGLQLIHKSTSHALAITDQILNFAKLSKEEKGLQPIQMDQIILDVVEELRQTLEEHHITAQLNLAGNGHFQAHPHQLHLMLSHLLKNAIDALLERGGADLAIALKSWQRDSVYTVTIADNGIGIDPAIQSRIFDAFFSTKPESGTGLGLSFVQKIVHLYEGSLEVHSGEPDETTGMKTTFTVHFPVTA